One part of the Sphingobium yanoikuyae genome encodes these proteins:
- a CDS encoding tetratricopeptide repeat protein, which yields MIFLVASICIQIICAVDVVRSGRNQIWMLFIFLFSLAGCFAYLMLEVLPAYWGNRHLRTARSQVVGKVDPERGLRKARADLDLAETAANRIALGDALLDLGRFAEAEAAYRKGLALGPGQDATTQVKLAQTLFELGHSREGLAELDDVPDVGRGSEWDRRALLRARMLADIGEDAQARLLFEDVMSRYAGEEARCHYAAFLLAQGDRLRARQILEEVEQRARRLDRTQRAAQADMYRWAGEQLAELRKAAA from the coding sequence ATGATCTTCCTCGTCGCGTCCATCTGTATCCAGATCATCTGTGCGGTCGATGTCGTGCGCAGCGGCCGCAACCAGATCTGGATGCTGTTCATCTTCCTTTTCTCTCTCGCAGGCTGCTTTGCCTATCTGATGCTGGAAGTGCTGCCGGCCTATTGGGGCAATCGCCATCTGCGCACGGCGCGCAGCCAGGTGGTCGGCAAGGTCGATCCCGAACGCGGCCTGCGCAAGGCGCGGGCTGATCTGGACCTGGCGGAGACGGCGGCCAACCGGATCGCGCTGGGCGATGCGCTGCTGGACCTGGGCCGCTTTGCCGAGGCGGAGGCGGCCTATCGCAAGGGGCTGGCGCTGGGGCCGGGGCAGGACGCGACGACGCAGGTCAAGCTGGCGCAGACCCTGTTCGAGCTGGGGCACAGCCGCGAGGGGCTGGCGGAGCTGGACGATGTGCCCGACGTTGGCCGGGGCAGCGAATGGGATCGGCGCGCGCTGCTGCGGGCGCGGATGCTGGCCGATATCGGTGAGGATGCGCAGGCGCGCCTGCTGTTCGAGGATGTGATGAGCCGCTATGCCGGCGAGGAGGCGCGCTGCCATTATGCCGCCTTCCTGCTGGCGCAGGGCGACCGGCTGCGCGCGCGGCAGATATTGGAGGAGGTCGAGCAGCGGGCCAGGCGGCTCGACCGCACCCAGCGCGCCGCCCAGGCCGACATGTATCGCTGGGCCGGCGAGCAGCTGGCGGAGTTGCGCAAGGCGGCGGCTTAA
- the trpA gene encoding tryptophan synthase subunit alpha has translation MTDRLATRFAACKAQGRAALITFVTAGDPDVASTPAILDALVAGGADIIELGMPFTDPMADGPAIELANLRSLGSGTKTKDVFTLAAAFRTRHPETPLILMGYANPMLARGSDWFADQCQAAGVDGVICVDIPPEEDAELGPALRTVGVHLVRLATPTTDAARLPAVLNGASGFLYHVAVAGITGKQQAAQANIEMAVDRLKAATDLPIAVGFGVRTPEQAAAIGRVADGVVVGSAIVDIVGSHGDAAAPFVQEFVASLSGALTTSIRETAA, from the coding sequence ATGACCGACCGTCTCGCCACCCGCTTCGCCGCCTGCAAGGCGCAGGGCCGCGCCGCGCTCATCACCTTCGTGACCGCCGGTGACCCGGACGTCGCCTCGACCCCTGCCATCCTCGATGCGCTGGTCGCGGGCGGCGCCGACATCATCGAACTGGGCATGCCCTTCACCGATCCGATGGCCGACGGCCCGGCGATCGAACTGGCAAACCTGCGCAGCCTCGGCTCGGGCACCAAGACCAAGGACGTCTTTACCCTGGCCGCTGCTTTCCGCACGCGCCACCCGGAAACGCCGCTGATCCTGATGGGCTATGCCAATCCGATGCTGGCGCGCGGGTCCGACTGGTTCGCCGACCAGTGCCAGGCCGCCGGTGTCGACGGCGTGATCTGCGTCGATATCCCGCCGGAGGAAGATGCCGAACTCGGCCCCGCCCTGCGCACCGTCGGCGTCCACCTCGTCCGCCTGGCCACCCCGACCACGGACGCCGCCCGCCTGCCCGCCGTGCTGAACGGCGCCAGCGGCTTCCTCTACCATGTCGCCGTTGCCGGCATCACCGGCAAGCAGCAGGCGGCACAGGCCAATATCGAAATGGCGGTCGATCGGCTGAAGGCCGCCACCGACCTGCCGATCGCGGTCGGCTTCGGCGTGCGCACGCCCGAACAGGCGGCCGCCATCGGCCGCGTCGCCGATGGCGTGGTGGTCGGTTCGGCGATCGTCGACATCGTCGGCTCGCACGGCGATGCCGCCGCGCCCTTCGTCCAGGAATTCGTCGCGTCGCTCAGCGGCGCCCTCACCACTTCTATCCGGGAGACCGCAGCATGA
- a CDS encoding bifunctional folylpolyglutamate synthase/dihydrofolate synthase has product MADHAVSDDPQVQAQLDRLWSLSPGADILGLERITRLLERLDDPHHRLPPVFHVAGTNGKGSTCAFLRAALEADGRTVHVFTSPHLVRFNERIRIAGKLIDDAMLAAYLARVLDVAEGIGASFFEVTTAAAFLAFAEHDADACIIEVGLGGRLDATNVIVDPVVCGIAQLGIDHQAFLGDTLPVIAAEKAGIAKPGAALVTQRYDAALAPVMQDAADRAGTLWLAMGTAWDAAVYRDRVHYRDEQGHVDVPMPRLPGAHQVQNVALAIAMLRHQQAVPVSEAALKAAPLWAHWPARLQRLERGPLLAALPEAAEAWLDGGHNEAAGQAISAFFTADRLHSRQIQLVIGMLANKDMDSYLAPFGGRIAHIHALPVPGHDHHPPERFAAIAARWGIGCTAHDDPEAAIAAIAQDAAQAQDAAPIILIAGSLYMAGEILRLNGQLPD; this is encoded by the coding sequence ATGGCCGACCATGCCGTTTCGGACGACCCGCAGGTCCAGGCCCAGCTTGACCGGCTCTGGTCGCTGTCCCCCGGCGCCGACATCTTGGGACTGGAGCGGATCACCCGGCTGCTGGAGCGGCTGGATGATCCGCACCATCGCCTGCCGCCAGTCTTTCATGTCGCCGGCACCAACGGCAAGGGGTCGACCTGCGCCTTCCTGCGTGCCGCGCTGGAGGCGGACGGCCGCACCGTTCATGTCTTCACCTCGCCCCATCTGGTCCGCTTCAACGAACGCATCCGCATCGCCGGCAAGCTGATCGACGATGCCATGCTGGCCGCCTATCTCGCCCGCGTGCTGGACGTGGCCGAAGGGATCGGCGCCAGCTTCTTCGAGGTGACGACCGCCGCTGCCTTCCTCGCCTTTGCCGAACATGATGCCGATGCCTGCATCATCGAGGTCGGCCTTGGCGGGCGGCTGGACGCCACCAACGTCATCGTCGATCCGGTCGTCTGCGGCATCGCTCAGCTCGGCATCGATCATCAGGCCTTCCTGGGTGACACGCTGCCGGTCATCGCCGCGGAAAAGGCCGGCATCGCCAAGCCCGGCGCGGCGCTGGTGACGCAGCGTTATGACGCCGCACTCGCCCCGGTGATGCAGGACGCCGCCGATCGTGCCGGTACCCTATGGCTCGCCATGGGCACCGCCTGGGACGCGGCCGTCTATCGCGACCGGGTCCATTATCGCGACGAACAGGGCCATGTCGACGTGCCGATGCCACGCCTGCCTGGCGCGCATCAGGTCCAGAATGTCGCCCTCGCCATCGCCATGCTCCGCCATCAGCAGGCCGTGCCGGTCAGCGAAGCAGCCCTGAAGGCCGCGCCGCTCTGGGCGCACTGGCCCGCCCGGCTGCAACGGCTGGAGCGCGGCCCGCTGCTCGCCGCCCTGCCCGAAGCGGCCGAAGCCTGGCTCGACGGCGGGCATAATGAAGCCGCCGGCCAGGCGATCAGCGCCTTCTTCACCGCCGACCGGTTGCACAGCCGCCAGATCCAGCTCGTCATCGGCATGCTCGCCAACAAGGATATGGACTCCTATCTCGCGCCGTTCGGCGGCCGCATCGCCCATATCCATGCGCTGCCGGTGCCGGGGCATGATCATCATCCGCCCGAACGCTTCGCCGCCATCGCCGCCCGCTGGGGCATAGGCTGCACCGCCCATGACGACCCGGAAGCGGCGATCGCCGCCATCGCACAGGATGCCGCCCAGGCCCAGGATGCGGCACCGATCATCCTGATCGCCGGCTCGCTCTATATGGCCGGAGAGATTTTGCGGTTGAACGGACAATTGCCCGACTGA
- a CDS encoding DUF6628 family protein: protein MAYGESYPVELPRPIPGGYGNRLFLFVMRRMATAGVNDAHAANAMLGAFGKSYRRPLVLMRAMMLELARAASRKILVAPCCCARMTADEAAIMQAVGDALRDPHTAFDNVSGLLGNDDALGALTCLQAVAQAHSDLGRPLDLYAAN, encoded by the coding sequence ATGGCATATGGAGAAAGCTACCCCGTCGAACTGCCCCGGCCCATTCCGGGCGGCTATGGCAATCGGCTGTTCCTGTTCGTCATGCGCCGCATGGCGACGGCCGGGGTCAATGATGCCCATGCCGCCAATGCGATGCTGGGCGCCTTCGGCAAAAGCTATCGCCGGCCCCTGGTACTGATGCGCGCGATGATGCTGGAACTGGCGCGCGCCGCCAGCCGCAAGATATTGGTCGCGCCCTGTTGCTGCGCGCGGATGACGGCGGACGAGGCGGCGATCATGCAGGCGGTGGGCGATGCGCTGCGCGATCCGCATACCGCCTTCGACAATGTCTCGGGGCTGCTGGGCAATGACGACGCCCTGGGCGCGCTCACCTGCTTGCAGGCGGTGGCGCAGGCGCATAGCGACCTTGGCCGGCCGCTGGACCTCTACGCGGCAAATTAA
- the accD gene encoding acetyl-CoA carboxylase, carboxyltransferase subunit beta, which produces MSWINRVRNALPFTKKETTAETLWHQCPSCKEMVFIKEWEENLSVCPRCDHHGRIGPSERFEQILDAGFILLPTPGVPEDPLKFRDSKRYPDRIKAARASTGDQDALINARGAIDDVPLVMGVQNFAFMGGSMGMGVGAAFIQGINDAIAHKCPYVIFTAAGGARMQEGILSLMQMPRSTVAIQKLHAAGLPYIVVLTDPTTGGVTASYAMLGDIQISEPNALIGFAGQRVIESTIREKLPEGFQRAEYLLDHGMLDMVVHRSELRDTLARVIGYLTPRAAA; this is translated from the coding sequence ATGAGCTGGATCAACCGCGTTCGTAACGCCCTGCCCTTCACCAAGAAGGAAACCACCGCCGAAACGCTCTGGCACCAGTGCCCGTCGTGCAAGGAAATGGTCTTCATCAAGGAATGGGAGGAAAATCTCTCGGTCTGCCCGCGCTGCGACCATCATGGCCGCATCGGCCCGTCGGAACGGTTCGAGCAGATCCTCGACGCCGGCTTCATCCTGCTGCCGACGCCCGGCGTGCCGGAAGATCCGCTCAAGTTCCGCGATAGCAAGCGCTATCCGGACCGGATCAAGGCCGCCCGCGCCTCGACCGGGGATCAGGACGCGCTCATCAACGCGCGCGGCGCGATCGACGATGTGCCGCTGGTCATGGGCGTGCAGAATTTCGCCTTCATGGGCGGCTCCATGGGCATGGGCGTGGGCGCGGCCTTCATCCAGGGCATCAACGACGCGATCGCGCATAAATGCCCCTATGTCATCTTCACCGCCGCCGGCGGCGCACGCATGCAGGAAGGCATCCTGTCGCTGATGCAGATGCCGCGCTCCACCGTGGCGATCCAGAAGCTGCACGCGGCCGGCCTGCCCTATATCGTCGTGCTCACCGATCCGACCACCGGCGGCGTCACTGCCAGCTACGCGATGCTGGGCGATATCCAGATTTCGGAGCCCAATGCCCTGATCGGCTTCGCCGGCCAGCGCGTCATCGAAAGCACGATCCGCGAAAAGCTGCCCGAAGGCTTCCAGCGCGCCGAATATCTGCTCGACCATGGCATGCTCGACATGGTGGTCCATCGCAGCGAACTGCGCGACACGCTGGCCCGCGTGATCGGCTATCTGACGCCGCGCGCCGCCGCCTGA
- the trpB gene encoding tryptophan synthase subunit beta — protein sequence MTDTITLPNSLRSQPDDNGHFGAFGGRYVAETLMPLILELEKVYKAAKADPEFHAEYAELLRSYVGRPNPLYYAERLTEALRAKAEPGKGAKIYLKREELNHTGAHKINNCIGQALLARRMGKKKVIAETGAGQHGVATATVAALFGMECKIFMGAKDVERQKPNVFRMKLLGAEVIPVHSGSSTLKDSMNDALRYWVSNVHDTFYIIGTAAGPHPYPELVRDFQSIIGKEIRSQIMEAEGRLPDMLIAPVGGGSNAIGMFHPFLDDPEVAMIGVEAAGEGLDKKHAASLAGGASGILHGNRTYLLQDEDGQITEAHSISAGLDYPGIGPEHSWLHEIGRVKYLPIKDDEALESFQTLSRLEGIIPALESAHAVAAAEQVAPTLDADKIIVVNLSGRGDKDIFTVADALGVEM from the coding sequence ATGACCGACACCATCACCCTGCCCAACAGCCTCCGCAGCCAGCCGGATGACAATGGCCATTTCGGCGCCTTTGGCGGCCGCTATGTCGCCGAGACGCTGATGCCGCTGATCCTGGAGCTGGAAAAGGTCTACAAGGCGGCCAAGGCCGATCCCGAATTTCACGCCGAATATGCCGAGCTGCTGCGCTCCTATGTCGGCCGCCCCAACCCGCTTTATTATGCCGAGCGGCTGACCGAAGCGCTGCGCGCCAAGGCCGAGCCGGGCAAGGGTGCCAAGATCTACCTCAAGCGCGAGGAACTCAATCACACCGGCGCGCACAAGATCAACAATTGCATCGGCCAGGCGCTGCTTGCCCGCCGCATGGGCAAGAAGAAGGTCATCGCCGAAACCGGCGCGGGCCAGCACGGCGTCGCCACCGCGACCGTCGCCGCCCTGTTCGGCATGGAATGCAAGATCTTCATGGGCGCCAAGGATGTCGAGCGGCAGAAGCCCAACGTCTTCCGCATGAAGCTGCTCGGCGCGGAGGTGATCCCGGTCCATTCCGGCTCCTCGACGCTCAAGGATTCGATGAACGACGCCCTGCGCTACTGGGTGTCGAACGTCCATGACACTTTCTACATCATCGGCACCGCCGCTGGCCCGCACCCCTATCCGGAGTTGGTGCGCGATTTTCAGTCGATCATCGGCAAGGAAATCCGTTCGCAGATCATGGAGGCCGAAGGCCGCCTGCCCGACATGCTGATCGCCCCGGTCGGCGGCGGCTCCAACGCCATCGGCATGTTCCACCCCTTCCTTGACGATCCCGAAGTCGCGATGATCGGCGTGGAAGCGGCCGGCGAAGGCCTCGACAAGAAGCATGCCGCCTCGCTAGCTGGCGGCGCATCGGGCATCCTGCACGGCAACCGCACCTATCTGCTCCAGGACGAGGACGGCCAGATCACCGAAGCACACAGCATTTCGGCTGGCCTGGACTATCCCGGCATCGGCCCGGAACATAGCTGGCTGCACGAGATCGGCCGGGTCAAATATCTGCCGATCAAGGATGACGAGGCGCTGGAAAGCTTCCAGACCCTCTCGCGCCTCGAAGGCATCATCCCCGCGCTCGAATCCGCCCATGCCGTGGCCGCCGCCGAACAGGTCGCGCCGACGCTGGACGCGGACAAGATCATCGTCGTCAATCTGTCGGGCCGGGGGGACAAGGATATCTTCACCGTCGCCGACGCGCTGGGAGTGGAGATGTGA